A window of Bacteroidota bacterium contains these coding sequences:
- a CDS encoding ketoacyl-ACP synthase III yields the protein MAFCTINDVKISAMAVALPQSRESNFDLPFGAEVNAKLVSTTGIETKYIAPPEICASDLCFAAAEKLLADNNIQRESIDLLIFQTQTPDYIIPFTSAILQNKLGLSTSTICFDMNMGCSGFVYALFVASSILQNGKAKRALVLSGDVLSHRISKSDRTTRTIFGDAGSATLLEFCENRESLWALNTDGSGYDSIIIRGGGARNPVTPDSFIEKPHPKGSAVKETELFLSGMDIFNFSISLVPRVINDFIWNFKINKDEVDFFLFHQANLMINRIIAKKLGINEEKMPLSLKDYGNTSSVSIPLTAITQVRKEIEQGKSKVFMSGFGTGLSCASCLTDISGIKLSEPVFI from the coding sequence ATGGCTTTCTGCACTATTAATGATGTGAAAATTTCCGCGATGGCTGTGGCACTTCCGCAGTCGAGGGAAAGCAACTTTGACCTTCCTTTCGGGGCGGAAGTAAACGCAAAACTTGTATCAACCACCGGAATTGAGACAAAATATATCGCCCCTCCTGAAATCTGTGCATCCGACCTTTGCTTCGCAGCAGCAGAAAAACTTTTAGCTGACAACAATATTCAAAGAGAGAGCATCGACCTCCTGATCTTTCAGACTCAAACACCCGACTACATCATTCCCTTCACCTCCGCAATTTTACAAAACAAACTTGGACTGAGCACTTCAACAATCTGTTTCGATATGAATATGGGCTGTTCAGGTTTTGTGTATGCACTTTTTGTCGCTTCCTCCATTCTCCAAAACGGGAAAGCAAAAAGGGCGCTTGTCCTGTCGGGTGATGTCCTTTCACACCGGATATCAAAAAGCGACCGTACGACACGGACAATTTTTGGTGATGCCGGTTCAGCGACACTTCTTGAATTCTGTGAGAACAGGGAAAGTCTTTGGGCATTGAACACTGACGGGAGCGGATACGACTCTATTATCATTCGGGGTGGCGGAGCAAGAAATCCCGTAACTCCCGACTCCTTCATCGAAAAACCACATCCTAAAGGTTCTGCTGTTAAGGAAACGGAGCTTTTTCTTAGTGGAATGGACATCTTTAATTTTTCAATTTCACTCGTTCCCAGGGTAATCAACGATTTCATCTGGAACTTTAAGATTAACAAAGATGAAGTAGACTTCTTTCTCTTTCATCAGGCAAACCTGATGATAAACCGAATCATTGCCAAAAAACTCGGCATAAACGAAGAGAAAATGCCTCTTTCCCTGAAAGATTACGGCAACACTTCATCTGTTTCAATACCCCTTACCGCCATTACACAGGTCAGGAAGGAAATAGAACAGGGAAAATCGAAGGTATTTATGAGTGGTTTCGGAACAGGCTTGTCGTGTGCTTCATGCCTTACGGACATTTCAGGGATAAAATTGTCAGAACCGGTATTTATTTAA
- a CDS encoding phosphopantetheine-binding protein → MNIEEFIKNFESAVESAEPGSLASDSEFRVVIPGWDSLAALSVLAMIDAEYDVTIKANDFIACDKISDVYNLISRLKQ, encoded by the coding sequence ATGAACATTGAAGAGTTTATTAAAAATTTTGAATCTGCTGTAGAGAGTGCCGAACCAGGGTCGTTGGCTTCGGATTCTGAATTCAGGGTGGTAATTCCCGGGTGGGACTCACTCGCAGCACTCTCGGTACTCGCAATGATCGATGCCGAATACGATGTTACTATCAAGGCTAACGATTTTATCGCCTGCGATAAAATCAGTGATGTTTACAATCTGATCTCCCGGCTAAAACAATAG